In one SAR202 cluster bacterium genomic region, the following are encoded:
- a CDS encoding amidohydrolase family protein, with translation MSTPPRDAKAPKTVDLLVTNGVIVTVDAQRRILMNCAIAVDKGRIVDVGLVRSLESTYSARQKIDARGAVVHPGYVDCHVHLAQQLGRGTIPDTWPEEKELTQWLPYWTNMTEEDGYCSAMLSCLEMVRNGTTTFCENGGRFRSELTAEVADRVGLRGGLSEICWDVPPHESVSIGDTDACLRSLERQLDALPCVAGRRVWAIVGMAGMGRCTDRLLVEAKKLAESRGVLMDLHQSFGPEDVSDYLEHTKGVPAAAYLEQLGVLGPATKLIHMIHAEEMEVPVLARTDTSVTHCPAASLRVGMGVSRFGRFPEMVQQGVNVTLGSDSGNYSDAFDIGHQAYLATTIHREARGVMPTITAEQAFEMATINGARAMGIADELGSIEPGKKADIVIQDRTRPEWHPGLDPMNSLLYSARSGPVHTVIVDGEIILRKGEFTRVDAEAELARIDRAGRSLYRRMGFNIQHRWPVVGE, from the coding sequence ATGAGCACACCCCCTCGCGACGCGAAGGCTCCGAAGACTGTAGACCTGCTCGTCACTAACGGAGTGATCGTCACCGTGGACGCGCAGCGGCGCATTCTGATGAACTGCGCGATTGCCGTCGATAAGGGCCGCATTGTGGATGTGGGGCTGGTGCGATCTCTGGAGAGCACGTACTCCGCAAGGCAGAAGATCGACGCGCGCGGCGCGGTGGTGCACCCAGGTTACGTGGACTGCCACGTACACCTGGCGCAGCAGCTGGGGCGGGGGACGATCCCGGATACGTGGCCCGAGGAGAAGGAGCTCACGCAGTGGCTGCCGTACTGGACGAACATGACCGAGGAGGACGGCTACTGCTCTGCCATGCTCTCCTGCCTTGAGATGGTGCGCAACGGCACTACGACGTTTTGCGAGAACGGCGGTCGGTTCAGGTCTGAGCTTACCGCGGAGGTAGCGGACAGGGTGGGCCTTCGCGGCGGGCTGTCCGAGATATGCTGGGACGTGCCTCCGCACGAGTCCGTTTCGATAGGGGATACGGACGCCTGCCTGCGGAGTCTCGAGCGGCAGCTCGACGCGCTCCCTTGCGTCGCCGGCCGCCGGGTGTGGGCCATCGTGGGCATGGCAGGCATGGGCCGCTGCACTGACCGGCTGCTGGTTGAGGCGAAGAAGCTTGCCGAATCGCGCGGCGTGCTGATGGACCTGCACCAGTCGTTCGGGCCGGAGGACGTTTCCGACTACCTGGAGCACACGAAGGGCGTTCCCGCCGCCGCATACCTCGAGCAGCTCGGCGTTCTGGGGCCAGCCACGAAGCTTATCCACATGATCCACGCCGAGGAGATGGAGGTGCCGGTCCTGGCGCGCACGGATACGAGCGTGACCCACTGCCCGGCGGCCTCGCTGCGCGTGGGCATGGGCGTCTCGCGCTTCGGCCGCTTCCCGGAGATGGTGCAGCAGGGGGTGAACGTCACCCTCGGCTCCGATTCCGGCAACTACTCGGACGCCTTTGACATTGGTCACCAGGCGTATCTGGCGACGACCATCCACCGCGAGGCGCGCGGCGTGATGCCCACTATCACGGCAGAGCAGGCTTTCGAGATGGCGACGATCAACGGCGCGAGGGCGATGGGGATAGCGGACGAGCTGGGGTCGATAGAGCCCGGGAAGAAGGCGGACATCGTTATCCAGGACCGCACGCGCCCGGAGTGGCACCCGGGCCTGGACCCGATGAACAGCCTGCTCTACAGCGCCCGCTCCGGTCCGGTGCACACGGTGATTGTGGACGGGGAGATCATCCTCCGCAAGGGCGAGTTCACGCGGGTGGACGCCGAGGCGGAGCTGGCGCGCATAGACAGGGCAGGGCGGTCGCTTTATCGGCGCATGGGGTTCAATATCCAGCACCGCTGGCCGGTGGTGGGGGAGTGA